From a single Bacillus pseudomycoides DSM 12442 genomic region:
- the thiS gene encoding sulfur carrier protein ThiS — translation MNLKINGKQVEVPGSVKTVAELLTHLGLDTKIVVVERNQDILQKEDHRDISVFDGDQIEIVTFVGGG, via the coding sequence TTGAATTTGAAAATTAATGGTAAGCAAGTAGAGGTACCTGGGAGTGTTAAGACAGTAGCAGAATTGCTTACACATTTAGGATTGGATACAAAAATTGTTGTGGTGGAACGTAACCAAGATATTTTGCAAAAAGAAGACCATCGAGATATATCTGTTTTTGATGGAGACCAAATTGAGATTGTAACTTTCGTAGGAGGCGGTTGA
- the thiG gene encoding thiazole synthase encodes MLNIGPFTFHSRLLLGTGKFSDFDVQRKAIEVSEAEILTFAVRRMDIFDADQPNLLEKIDVKKYTLLPNTAGAKNAEEAVRIAKLAKASGLCDMVKVEVIGDDRTLLPDPVETLKASEMLLEEGFIVLPYTSDDVVLARKLQELGVHAIMPGASPIGSGLGIVNPLNLSFIIEQAKVPVIVDAGVGSPADAAFAMELGADGVLLNTAVSGAKDPIKMAEAMKLGIHAGRLGFEAGRIARKRCATASSPLEGMSVVE; translated from the coding sequence ATGTTGAACATTGGACCATTTACATTTCATTCTAGACTTTTATTAGGAACAGGGAAATTTTCTGATTTTGATGTACAAAGAAAAGCAATTGAAGTATCAGAGGCAGAAATTTTAACATTTGCAGTACGTCGTATGGATATATTTGATGCAGACCAACCCAATTTATTAGAAAAAATTGATGTAAAAAAATATACATTACTCCCAAATACAGCAGGGGCAAAAAATGCTGAAGAAGCAGTTCGTATTGCGAAATTAGCAAAAGCTTCAGGGCTTTGTGACATGGTAAAAGTAGAGGTTATTGGTGATGACAGAACGTTATTACCTGATCCAGTGGAGACTTTAAAAGCCTCTGAAATGTTGTTAGAAGAAGGATTTATTGTTCTTCCTTATACATCTGATGATGTTGTATTAGCACGTAAATTACAGGAACTTGGTGTTCATGCGATTATGCCTGGTGCATCACCAATTGGCTCAGGACTTGGAATTGTAAATCCATTAAACTTAAGCTTTATTATTGAACAAGCAAAAGTACCGGTAATTGTGGATGCAGGTGTTGGTAGCCCAGCTGATGCAGCATTTGCGATGGAATTAGGAGCGGATGGTGTGCTATTAAATACAGCTGTATCTGGAGCGAAGGATCCTATTAAAATGGCAGAAGCAATGAAATTAGGTATTCATGCAGGACGTTTAGGATTTGAAGCAGGACGTATTGCACGTAAGCGTTGCGCGACAGCAAGTAGCCCGTTAGAAGGAATGAGCGTAGTTGAATAA
- a CDS encoding thiazole biosynthesis adenylyltransferase ThiF → MNNRYSRQELFSPIGEKGQQKIGEKHVLIIGAGALGSANAEMLVRAGVGHVTIVDRDYIDWSNLQRQQLYCEEDVESNLPKAVAAQRRLQAINSNVIVEAYVQDVTAEELEELVTNVDVMIDATDNFETRFIVNDISQKHSIPWVYGACVGSYGLSYTILPGKTPCLSCLLQSIPLGGATCDTAGIISPAVSLVVSHQVTETIKILVEDYEALRDGLVSFDVWKNEYSCMNVQKLRKPNCPSCGGEALYPYLSKENTSKTAVLCGRNTVQIRPPYKEQLDFKRYKELLRDRVADLMVNPYLLSFSVEGKRLVAFQDGRVLVHGTKDIVEAKTIYHRYFG, encoded by the coding sequence TTGAATAATCGATATTCTCGCCAAGAGTTATTTTCTCCAATTGGTGAAAAAGGGCAGCAAAAAATAGGCGAAAAGCATGTGTTAATCATTGGTGCTGGGGCACTTGGTAGCGCGAATGCGGAGATGCTTGTAAGAGCTGGCGTCGGCCATGTGACGATTGTGGATCGCGATTATATTGATTGGAGCAATTTACAACGTCAGCAGCTATATTGTGAGGAGGATGTAGAAAGTAATCTTCCGAAGGCTGTAGCAGCACAAAGACGTTTGCAAGCGATTAATAGCAATGTAATTGTAGAAGCATATGTTCAAGATGTGACAGCAGAGGAATTAGAAGAGCTTGTTACAAATGTCGATGTAATGATTGATGCGACTGATAATTTTGAAACACGTTTTATCGTTAATGATATATCACAAAAACATTCAATTCCGTGGGTTTATGGGGCGTGTGTAGGAAGTTACGGCCTTTCTTATACGATTTTACCAGGAAAAACGCCATGTTTATCTTGTTTATTACAATCTATTCCGCTTGGCGGAGCAACATGTGATACAGCAGGTATTATTTCACCTGCTGTATCTCTCGTTGTTTCTCATCAAGTAACGGAAACGATTAAAATTTTAGTAGAGGATTATGAAGCACTTCGTGATGGACTTGTGTCGTTTGATGTATGGAAAAACGAATATTCATGTATGAATGTGCAAAAGCTTCGAAAGCCGAATTGTCCATCATGTGGTGGGGAAGCACTCTACCCATATTTAAGTAAAGAGAATACATCGAAAACTGCAGTTTTATGTGGAAGAAATACAGTTCAAATTAGACCTCCTTATAAAGAACAATTAGATTTTAAACGATATAAAGAGCTGCTGCGCGATCGCGTAGCAGATTTAATGGTAAATCCCTATTTATTATCATTTTCAGTTGAAGGAAAGCGACTAGTTGCCTTTCAAGATGGACGCGTACTTGTGCATGGAACAAAAGATATAGTAGAAGCAAAAACGATTTATCATCGCTATTTTGGATAG
- the thiD gene encoding bifunctional hydroxymethylpyrimidine kinase/phosphomethylpyrimidine kinase, whose product MSEMKVNKALTIAGSDSGGGAGIQADLKTFQELGVYGMTAITAITAQNTLGVQGVYPVTLEGVQEQLNSIGADLTPDAVKLGMLFSSEIIKVVAENIKKFGWNNIVLDPVMIAKGGASLLQQEAVQALKEYLLPIATVVTPNVPEAEVLTEMEIHNIQDSKEAAKELHRLGAKYVLMKGGHADYQGNEVIDFLFDGEQFIEYRSERIDSKQTHGSGCTFASAVTAGLANGYPIEEAVREAKKFISIAIEQQLNIGSGHGPTNHFAYKVKL is encoded by the coding sequence ATGAGTGAGATGAAAGTGAATAAAGCTTTAACAATTGCTGGATCAGATAGCGGCGGTGGTGCAGGTATTCAAGCAGATTTAAAAACATTTCAAGAGCTTGGTGTATATGGAATGACAGCTATTACAGCTATTACAGCTCAAAACACACTTGGTGTGCAAGGAGTATATCCTGTTACACTTGAAGGGGTTCAGGAGCAATTAAATTCAATTGGTGCTGATTTAACACCAGATGCTGTTAAGCTTGGCATGCTATTTAGTAGTGAAATTATTAAGGTCGTTGCAGAAAATATTAAAAAGTTTGGCTGGAATAATATTGTACTAGATCCTGTTATGATTGCAAAAGGTGGAGCATCATTGTTACAACAAGAAGCTGTGCAAGCATTAAAGGAATATTTATTACCAATTGCAACAGTTGTGACTCCGAATGTACCGGAAGCAGAAGTATTAACAGAGATGGAGATTCATAACATCCAAGATAGTAAAGAAGCTGCAAAAGAGTTGCATAGATTAGGAGCCAAGTACGTTCTTATGAAAGGTGGACATGCGGATTATCAAGGAAATGAAGTTATTGATTTCTTATTTGATGGTGAACAATTTATTGAGTATAGAAGTGAAAGAATTGATTCAAAACAAACGCATGGTAGCGGTTGTACATTTGCATCTGCTGTAACGGCAGGACTTGCAAATGGGTATCCAATCGAAGAAGCGGTTCGAGAAGCGAAAAAGTTTATTAGCATAGCAATTGAACAGCAATTGAATATTGGAAGTGGTCATGGGCCAACGAACCATTTTGCATATAAAGTGAAACTTTAA
- the kdpF gene encoding K(+)-transporting ATPase subunit F produces the protein MMIALSVIVAAITVYLVYALLNPEKF, from the coding sequence ATGATGATTGCCTTATCGGTTATTGTTGCAGCAATTACGGTGTATTTAGTTTATGCGTTATTAAATCCAGAAAAGTTTTAA
- the kdpA gene encoding potassium-transporting ATPase subunit KdpA, translated as MIWVAVVITMLLFILVAKPTGTYLEKAFQGNSRLEKVFGPFEKIIFKIAGVKAYNQSWKQYALSLVALNGFMIVVVYFIFRLQGVLPLNPAHIEGMEPTLAFNTAISFMADTNLQHYSGENGLSYLSQLIGITFLMFAAPATTLALVMAFIRGLAGKELGNFFVDFTRALTRVFLPIAFVAALIFVALGVPQTLDGAVTAQTIEGVKQSILRGPVASFVSIKELGNNGGGFFGANSTHPFENPGQISNILQMMLMMLLPTALPFTYGRMVGNKKQGRILFVSLFMVFLIGFVTIVSSELHGNPVLNQMGMEHVQGSTEGKEVRFGTVFSSLYATVTTAAETGAVDTMHDTLTPIGGLVPLVNMMLNTVFGGVGAGFVNIIMYAIIAVFISGLMVGRTPEFLGKKIEGKEMKLIAVTILFHPLLILGFSALALSTHLGTDAISHSGFHGLTQVVYEYTSSAANNGSGFEGLGDNTPFWNITTGLVMFLGRYFSLITMLAVAASLKEKTVVPETVGTFRTDNSLFGGIFIGTIVIVGALTFFPMLVLGPIAEFLTLK; from the coding sequence ATGATTTGGGTCGCAGTTGTAATCACAATGTTGTTATTCATTCTTGTCGCAAAGCCAACGGGTACTTATTTAGAGAAAGCCTTTCAAGGAAATAGCAGATTAGAAAAAGTATTTGGGCCTTTTGAAAAGATTATTTTCAAAATTGCAGGTGTTAAAGCGTATAACCAGAGTTGGAAACAATACGCTTTATCGCTAGTTGCACTCAATGGTTTCATGATCGTTGTTGTATACTTCATCTTTCGCTTACAAGGCGTGCTTCCATTAAATCCGGCTCATATTGAAGGGATGGAGCCAACGCTTGCTTTTAATACAGCAATCAGCTTTATGGCGGATACAAACTTACAGCATTATAGCGGCGAAAACGGATTATCTTATTTATCACAATTAATTGGGATCACATTTTTAATGTTTGCTGCACCGGCAACGACATTAGCACTTGTTATGGCTTTTATAAGAGGATTAGCAGGCAAGGAACTGGGGAACTTTTTCGTTGATTTTACTCGAGCTTTAACAAGGGTCTTTCTTCCCATTGCATTTGTTGCAGCACTGATTTTTGTTGCGCTTGGTGTACCGCAAACTTTAGACGGAGCAGTTACAGCACAAACAATTGAAGGTGTGAAACAGAGTATTTTGCGTGGTCCTGTAGCTTCATTTGTTTCAATTAAGGAACTTGGTAACAATGGTGGCGGATTCTTCGGAGCAAACTCCACACATCCATTTGAGAATCCAGGACAAATCAGTAACATCTTACAAATGATGCTCATGATGTTACTGCCAACAGCTTTACCGTTTACGTATGGACGAATGGTTGGCAATAAGAAACAAGGGCGTATCCTTTTCGTTTCCCTATTTATGGTATTTTTAATTGGGTTTGTAACGATTGTTTCATCTGAATTACATGGGAATCCAGTATTAAATCAAATGGGTATGGAACATGTGCAAGGCAGTACAGAAGGAAAAGAAGTACGATTTGGAACAGTCTTTTCTTCACTGTATGCGACAGTAACAACAGCAGCCGAAACAGGTGCAGTTGATACAATGCATGATACGTTAACACCAATTGGTGGATTGGTACCACTTGTAAACATGATGTTAAATACAGTGTTTGGTGGTGTTGGAGCAGGTTTTGTCAATATCATTATGTACGCAATTATTGCAGTCTTTATATCTGGATTAATGGTTGGACGGACACCAGAATTTTTAGGTAAGAAAATTGAAGGAAAAGAAATGAAATTAATTGCGGTAACAATATTATTTCATCCATTGCTTATTTTAGGATTTTCAGCATTGGCCCTTTCAACTCATTTAGGGACGGATGCGATTTCTCATTCAGGTTTTCATGGTTTAACGCAAGTTGTATATGAGTATACATCTTCTGCTGCCAACAATGGATCTGGATTTGAGGGACTAGGAGATAATACACCATTTTGGAATATTACAACTGGTTTAGTAATGTTTTTAGGACGTTATTTCAGTTTAATTACGATGTTAGCTGTCGCAGCTTCATTGAAAGAGAAGACGGTAGTGCCAGAAACAGTAGGAACGTTCCGCACAGATAATAGTTTATTTGGGGGCATTTTCATTGGAACAATTGTAATTGTTGGTGCATTAACGTTCTTCCCAATGTTAGTGCTAGGACCAATTGCAGAATTTCTTACATTGAAGTAA
- the kdpB gene encoding potassium-transporting ATPase subunit KdpB, translated as MKPVVVKEKQANQSIPSSIHAVESEVRQAKTMDRDIVTHAMKQSVAKLNPKVMVKNPIMFVVEIGFIITFILSFLPNISSSIPGWFNITVSLILLFTVLFANFAEALAEGRGKAQADSLKQSKKDVFANVIKENGKIVQVSATELRKGDIVIVKQGEMIPSDGEVIKGLASVDESAITGESAPVIKEAGGDFCSVTGGTMVVSDEITISITSNPGESFIDKMISLVEGAARQKTPNEIALNTVLTSLTLIFLIVVVTLPIFTNYLGFKIDTAVLVALLVCLIPTTIGGLLSAIGIAGMDRVTKFNVLAMSGKAVEAAGDINTIILDKTGTITFGNRMAHTLLPVGNETIEQLAKWAALGSVLDETPEGRSVIEYVKSKALSYNSELAEQGEFVPFKAETRMSGVDLLDGTKVRKGAVGAVIEWVQAQGGTIPKDVSQKADLISKEGGTPLVVAVDDRIYGLIYLKDTVKPGMRERFEQLRQMGIKTVMCTGDNPLTAATIAKEAGVDEFVAECKPEDKIAVIKAEQDKGKLVAMTGDGTNDAPALAQADVGLAMNSGTTAAKEAANMIDLDSNPTKIIEVVGIGKQLLMTRGALTTFSIANDIAKYFAIIPAMFTLAIPQMEALNIMKLTSPLSAILSALIFNAIIIPLLIPLAMKGIAYKPMSSNALLGRNLLIYGLGGVIVPFIGIKVIDLIVGLFI; from the coding sequence ATGAAACCAGTAGTGGTAAAAGAAAAACAAGCAAATCAATCGATTCCATCGTCAATACATGCTGTAGAAAGTGAAGTTAGACAAGCGAAAACAATGGATCGTGATATTGTTACACATGCGATGAAACAATCAGTTGCAAAACTGAATCCAAAAGTAATGGTGAAAAATCCAATTATGTTCGTAGTAGAAATTGGATTTATTATCACTTTTATTTTATCGTTTCTTCCTAATATATCTAGTAGTATACCAGGTTGGTTTAATATAACAGTTTCTCTCATTCTATTATTTACAGTGTTATTTGCGAATTTTGCAGAAGCATTAGCTGAAGGGCGTGGGAAAGCGCAAGCAGATTCTTTGAAACAATCGAAGAAAGATGTATTTGCAAATGTCATAAAAGAGAATGGGAAAATCGTTCAAGTTTCAGCGACTGAGCTGAGAAAAGGTGACATTGTAATTGTAAAGCAAGGGGAAATGATTCCAAGTGATGGTGAAGTCATTAAAGGTTTGGCATCGGTGGATGAATCAGCAATTACAGGTGAATCTGCTCCTGTTATTAAAGAAGCAGGTGGTGATTTTTGTTCGGTAACAGGCGGTACAATGGTTGTTAGTGATGAGATTACAATTTCGATTACAAGCAATCCAGGTGAGTCATTTATAGATAAAATGATCTCTTTAGTAGAAGGGGCTGCCCGTCAAAAAACACCAAATGAGATTGCTCTGAATACAGTACTGACAAGTTTAACTCTTATTTTCTTAATTGTAGTTGTAACACTACCGATTTTTACAAATTATTTAGGGTTTAAGATTGATACAGCCGTACTTGTTGCACTTCTTGTTTGTTTAATTCCAACAACAATTGGAGGATTATTATCCGCGATTGGGATTGCAGGAATGGACCGTGTTACGAAATTTAATGTATTAGCAATGTCAGGTAAAGCTGTAGAGGCTGCGGGTGATATTAATACAATTATTTTAGATAAAACGGGTACTATTACTTTTGGAAACCGGATGGCACATACATTACTTCCTGTAGGAAACGAAACAATTGAACAATTAGCAAAATGGGCTGCATTAGGATCAGTTTTAGATGAAACACCAGAAGGTCGTTCTGTAATTGAATATGTAAAATCAAAAGCTTTATCATATAACAGTGAGCTTGCTGAGCAAGGAGAGTTTGTTCCGTTTAAAGCAGAAACAAGAATGAGTGGTGTAGACTTACTTGATGGTACAAAAGTAAGAAAAGGTGCAGTTGGTGCTGTTATTGAGTGGGTACAAGCGCAAGGTGGTACGATTCCAAAAGATGTGAGTCAAAAGGCAGATTTAATTTCAAAAGAAGGTGGGACACCACTTGTAGTTGCAGTGGATGATCGTATTTATGGCTTAATCTATTTAAAGGATACTGTAAAACCTGGTATGCGTGAACGTTTTGAACAACTTCGCCAAATGGGAATCAAAACGGTTATGTGTACAGGGGATAACCCATTAACAGCAGCAACAATTGCGAAAGAAGCAGGTGTAGATGAATTTGTTGCAGAATGTAAGCCAGAAGATAAAATTGCAGTTATTAAAGCAGAACAAGATAAAGGAAAACTTGTGGCAATGACTGGTGATGGTACGAATGACGCACCAGCATTAGCACAAGCGGATGTTGGGTTAGCGATGAATAGTGGAACAACAGCTGCGAAAGAAGCAGCTAATATGATTGATCTAGATTCCAATCCAACAAAAATTATTGAGGTTGTAGGTATTGGTAAACAGCTGTTAATGACGCGTGGTGCGTTAACAACGTTCAGTATCGCGAATGATATAGCAAAATACTTTGCGATTATTCCAGCGATGTTTACATTAGCAATTCCGCAAATGGAAGCACTGAACATAATGAAATTAACTTCGCCACTTTCAGCTATTTTATCAGCATTAATATTTAATGCGATTATCATTCCATTACTCATTCCATTAGCAATGAAGGGGATTGCGTATAAACCGATGAGTTCCAATGCATTGCTTGGTCGAAACCTATTAATTTACGGACTTGGAGGAGTCATTGTTCCTTTCATTGGGATTAAGGTAATTGATCTAATTGTAGGATTGTTCATATAA
- the kdpC gene encoding K(+)-transporting ATPase subunit C, with product MAKKQNILSPVIRVTFTFLVLCGLLYPLLVTGIAQAVMKDNADGSLIYNEKNEVIGSKLIGQNFKDPRYFHGRVSSIEYKAEASGSNNYAPSNPDLVKRVEESVADWKDKNPTVSVTEVPMDLVTNSGSGLDPDISPKAAYVQVDRISKLTNIPKEKLNQMIKSQTEGATLGLFGEDRVNVLKLNLELQKIMK from the coding sequence ATGGCTAAAAAACAAAATATACTTTCACCGGTCATTCGTGTTACCTTTACATTTCTTGTTCTTTGTGGGCTTTTATACCCGCTGCTTGTAACTGGAATTGCGCAAGCAGTGATGAAGGATAATGCGGATGGAAGTCTTATATATAATGAAAAAAATGAAGTAATTGGCTCAAAGTTAATCGGCCAAAACTTTAAAGACCCACGTTATTTTCATGGACGCGTCTCTAGTATAGAATATAAAGCAGAAGCGTCAGGATCAAATAACTATGCACCATCTAATCCTGATTTAGTAAAACGTGTAGAAGAAAGTGTAGCGGATTGGAAGGATAAAAATCCGACTGTTTCAGTTACGGAAGTACCGATGGATTTAGTGACGAATTCAGGTTCTGGATTAGACCCTGATATTAGTCCAAAGGCAGCTTACGTACAAGTTGATCGTATTTCAAAATTAACGAATATTCCGAAAGAAAAACTAAATCAAATGATTAAGTCTCAAACAGAAGGTGCTACATTAGGATTATTTGGAGAGGATCGTGTGAACGTTTTGAAATTAAATTTAGAATTACAAAAAATAATGAAATAG
- the kdpDN gene encoding KdpD-like non-kinase potassium sensor (KdpDN resembles contains the N-terminal sensor region of KdpD but lacks the C-terminal histidine kinase region.) — protein MYADDYKSTFQRRTPEEYLEYIRQQNRGKLKLYVGAAPGVGKSYKMLFDAQEMKKENIDIVIGLIETHGRKETEEAIADLERIPLKEINYKGKVFYELDVEGIIKRAPQVVVVDELAHSNIPGLKHKKRYMDVEELLDAGISVLSAFNIQHLESVHDIVEQITNVKVRERIPDFILQKANEIQLVDVTPEVLRKRLTDGKIYKEEKIQQSLQNFFTVNNLGALRELSLREVADDMDEKISQSVTEPIGVKEKILVCVQYSSTAEKLIRRGWRMADRLNAELYVLNVERENIESLSASKRQTIEEWQALTNQFHATFVLEEAKGRKPADVIIEVAKRLQVTQILLGQSARTRWEEIRKGSIVNEIMRQTKHIDIHIVADQRV, from the coding sequence ATGTATGCAGATGACTATAAATCGACGTTTCAAAGACGAACGCCGGAAGAATATTTAGAATATATACGCCAGCAAAATCGCGGGAAATTAAAGCTGTATGTAGGTGCTGCTCCAGGAGTAGGGAAAAGTTATAAAATGTTGTTTGATGCGCAAGAAATGAAAAAAGAGAATATTGATATTGTAATAGGTTTAATTGAAACGCATGGAAGAAAAGAAACAGAAGAAGCAATTGCTGATTTAGAAAGAATACCGTTAAAAGAAATAAACTATAAAGGAAAAGTATTTTATGAGCTCGATGTAGAGGGGATTATAAAGCGAGCACCACAAGTAGTTGTTGTGGATGAATTGGCACATAGTAATATACCTGGATTAAAACATAAAAAACGTTATATGGATGTAGAAGAATTATTGGACGCTGGGATATCAGTATTATCAGCATTTAATATTCAACACTTAGAAAGCGTTCATGATATTGTGGAACAAATCACGAATGTAAAAGTACGAGAGCGTATTCCTGATTTTATTTTACAAAAAGCAAATGAAATTCAACTTGTTGATGTAACCCCTGAAGTTTTGAGGAAACGATTGACAGATGGAAAGATATATAAAGAAGAAAAAATTCAGCAAAGCTTACAAAATTTTTTTACGGTTAATAATTTAGGAGCTTTACGAGAGTTATCACTTCGTGAAGTTGCTGACGATATGGACGAGAAGATTAGTCAGTCAGTGACAGAACCAATAGGTGTAAAAGAAAAAATTCTCGTTTGTGTGCAATATAGTTCAACAGCAGAGAAATTAATACGGCGTGGTTGGCGTATGGCAGATCGATTAAACGCTGAATTGTATGTATTAAATGTTGAAAGAGAAAATATAGAATCATTATCGGCAAGCAAAAGGCAAACAATTGAGGAGTGGCAAGCGTTAACGAATCAATTTCATGCTACTTTCGTATTGGAAGAAGCGAAAGGAAGAAAGCCAGCTGATGTCATTATTGAAGTGGCAAAACGATTACAGGTCACCCAAATTTTACTTGGTCAATCAGCAAGAACAAGATGGGAAGAAATTCGAAAAGGATCAATTGTAAATGAAATTATGAGGCAGACGAAGCATATTGATATTCATATTGTGGCGGATCAGAGAGTATAA
- a CDS encoding MFS transporter encodes MNHSLSSSKLKSILYIVCISALLGSFAQNIYTPLLPMIQDSFHTSLYLVNLTVSIFTFVLAIMQLVYGPLIDTKGRKYILLPSLFIGTIGAIGCAFTTNIYLFLIFRAIQASGIAAIPVVAATIIGDLFEGKERGKAMSLYQMLLSIAPAIGPLIGGYLGNINGHVSIFLFLSTIGIALLIVNIAWLPETKPVIPKKATTTNNYWSILKHRTGSAIAIIGFMQFCIYFCFLVFLPAILANLVHFNTSKIGLMFVPMSLCIMLGSYCYKFLQTLLTTKQALLLTSFLNITCVILFSFTYHINIPILIIATSLYGFSMGLSIPTHTTLLTEEFVSERATAIGIYNFIRYIGMGTGPIVGSFLLFNQNYFWIFFVEAIVFLIVVLYSMKKLTSHPVRKARIQKAK; translated from the coding sequence ATGAATCACTCATTATCTTCATCAAAATTAAAATCTATTTTGTATATCGTTTGTATTAGCGCTCTATTAGGTTCCTTTGCTCAAAACATTTACACGCCCCTCTTACCAATGATTCAAGATTCTTTTCACACCTCTCTTTATCTTGTGAATTTAACTGTCTCTATTTTTACTTTTGTTCTTGCAATTATGCAGCTTGTTTATGGACCATTAATTGATACAAAAGGACGCAAATATATTCTTCTTCCCAGTCTATTCATAGGTACAATCGGTGCAATTGGTTGTGCTTTTACAACAAACATTTATTTATTTCTTATTTTCAGAGCAATTCAAGCATCAGGGATAGCTGCGATACCTGTTGTAGCGGCTACTATTATTGGGGACTTATTCGAAGGAAAAGAACGAGGGAAAGCCATGAGTCTTTATCAAATGCTACTTTCCATTGCTCCTGCTATAGGCCCTCTCATAGGCGGCTATCTTGGAAATATAAATGGTCACGTATCTATTTTTCTATTCTTATCTACGATTGGCATAGCCCTATTAATTGTAAATATTGCATGGCTACCAGAAACAAAACCAGTTATTCCTAAAAAAGCTACAACAACTAATAATTATTGGAGTATCTTAAAACACAGAACTGGTTCTGCTATTGCGATCATTGGATTTATGCAGTTCTGCATTTATTTTTGTTTTCTTGTTTTTTTACCAGCAATATTAGCCAATTTAGTTCATTTCAACACAAGTAAAATTGGGCTTATGTTTGTACCAATGTCTCTATGTATTATGCTTGGAAGTTATTGCTACAAGTTTTTACAAACATTACTTACAACAAAACAAGCTTTACTTCTCACCAGTTTTCTCAATATCACATGCGTTATTCTATTTTCTTTCACATATCATATAAATATCCCAATCCTTATCATTGCAACATCCCTATACGGTTTTAGCATGGGACTATCAATTCCAACCCATACAACTCTACTAACTGAAGAATTTGTAAGCGAACGAGCAACTGCCATTGGTATCTACAACTTTATCCGTTATATCGGAATGGGTACAGGACCAATCGTAGGCAGTTTTCTACTCTTTAATCAAAATTACTTTTGGATTTTCTTTGTAGAGGCAATTGTTTTTCTGATTGTGGTCTTATATTCTATGAAAAAGCTAACTTCTCATCCTGTAAGAAAAGCTAGAATTCAAAAAGCTAAATAA
- a CDS encoding MarR family transcriptional regulator, with product MDRTVRQIEILSDIRTLFHKQEEHMKGNDERFLRETGVSGMSLSELHVIQCIGKKGLMNVTAITEEMGMTKGAISKICTKLFNKQFVEKMKMLDNQKEIFFRLTDNGNEIYMAHEKLHQQAEEKWLLLLNQYTEEELSLIQRFVKDVGAHLEK from the coding sequence TTGGACCGTACTGTAAGGCAAATAGAAATACTTTCGGATATTCGTACACTTTTTCATAAACAAGAAGAGCATATGAAAGGAAATGATGAGCGTTTTCTTCGTGAGACAGGGGTAAGTGGTATGTCTTTATCAGAATTACATGTGATCCAATGCATAGGAAAAAAAGGATTAATGAATGTAACAGCTATTACTGAAGAGATGGGAATGACAAAGGGAGCAATTTCTAAAATTTGTACAAAATTGTTTAATAAACAATTTGTTGAAAAGATGAAAATGTTAGATAATCAAAAGGAAATATTTTTTCGTTTAACAGACAACGGAAATGAAATTTATATGGCGCATGAGAAATTGCATCAACAAGCTGAAGAGAAGTGGTTGTTACTTTTAAATCAGTATACAGAAGAGGAATTATCATTGATTCAAAGGTTTGTAAAGGATGTAGGAGCTCATTTAGAGAAGTAG